CGAATCCGATACCGGCTGCCGCTGCAGCCTGGATGAACTCACGGCGGTTGAAGTACAGATGTTCAGGTGTGATATCGGTTGACTTGAGATCCTCGGCCCGCTTGACCAGCATGCTGCGTCCCTCCAATGTGATTGGCTGCAACTACAAAACACACCGGCCCGGGGCTTCGTTCCTTGTCAGGATGTGAGAAATGACAGCTGGGGTCGATCGTCACCCTCGATGCTGGTGCCACCAGCGTTCAACGACATCAGGGATTTCCGTTTTCACCTCGCTTTGCTTCCATTTGTCGAAAAACTTGATGTCGGCACTGCTGGGTTCGGGATTGGGGAAATCAATCTGGACGCGCAGCGGCATGGGGATAGCCTCCCCAACGATGAGGGCCTCCCCCTGTCGCAGCGAAGGAAGCGTGTCGATAAGCCCCGCAAACGTATCTGACATCAATTTCCGGACATAACCCTGGTCGACAGGGTTCGTGAGGCGGAGAATGACAAAGTTGTTGCACTGCGAGATAATGGTTTCAGACACTTCAGCAGGGCGCTGGCTCACGATCATGCAACTCACGCCGTATTTACGCCCTTCCTTCGCGATTCTTTCAACCGTTCGTCTCGCCGCGCCAGCTCCGGTTCCGCCGCTCGGAAGATAGTTGTGCGCTTCCTCGAAGACAAGAAGTATGGGGAAGTCGCGTCGGCTCGCATTCCAGAAATTGAAATCGAATGCGAGGCGGGCGAGCAGCGATACGATGGTGTTGACGATATCGAACGGAACACCGCTCATGTCCATAATTGTGATACGGGAGTCCTGATTCCGTCCGAAGATCTTGCCCAGGAGCACGGCAAACGAGGAAGACTGCACGTACTCCTTCGGTTTGAACATGAACGCATAGCGCGGATCGTTCAAACGGCTGTCGAGACGGACAAGGAACCTTGTGAACTTCCCATAGAAAGGTCCCTCTTTCGCTGTCGACCCGGTGAGACCCGAGATCTTTTCCGAATCATAATACTGAATCTTCGCACGGACCTCCGCAAGGTCGAAGTACACTGGCGTATCCACTGTGAGAATATCTGCGAGACCGGGATTCTTGCCCTTCTTTGACGCAACGATAAGGTCCTTGAACACGGTAAGCTGTGTCGCCGAGTTCTCGTCGCGCTCATCGATGAACGTCTCCTGAAGTTCAGCGAGGTTCATCAGCCAGAACGGTAGTTCAAGCTCCGCGATATCGAGGTGCTGACTCGTCTCCGGAAAGGCATTGCTGTATTCGTTGTGGATATCGAGAATGATGACATTCGTATCCGGATAGACCGCCACTTTTTGAAGAATCGAAGAAACCGTACATGATTTTCCGGAGCCGCTGGACCCGAGGATTGCAAGGTGCTTTCCGAAGAACTTATTCGGGTCGAGATATGCGCGTTCGCGCTCGAACATCGAGAGTTGCCCAACTGAGAACCCGAATTTGCGGAACACGGAGAACACCGCCGTCAGGTCAGCATCCTCTGCGATGAATACCGGTGAATCAACCGGGGGGATAACGGAGACACCGCGCTCGTAGCGACCCGCTTTGACGGTTCCAACAAGGCTGAGGTCCATCACGCAGCGCTGAGTCAGCTTCCCGTTTTCTGAGACGTCGATCTTTTTGAACTCTGACACCATGGCGACGACAATGATCTTCGCAACCGGGATAAGCACATAGCTGCCGATCTGGCCGATATAGTAGATCTTGCCATTGAGCTCGCGGGCAAGGTTCTTGATTTCCGAGTCCATGACAGCGGTCATGGTGCCGCTGGTGACTCCCGTTACAATGCCGACTCGTTTCTGTTCAGTCATATCACTCCCCGCTGGAAAGACACTAGTGAGTGGCTTCGTTCATTCGTTTGATCACAACAATGGTTTTGTCATCCCCATCGTCGGATGCCGATGAGTACTTCAATACATCGTCCACCAGGAGCTGGCAGATTTCACGGGCCGTGAGGTGTGCGATCTCTTTGATTTTCTCCTGCAGCCTGTCTTCACCGTACATGACCCCTCCCCCGACCGCCTCCACAACACCGTCCGTGTACAACACAACGACGTCGCCTTTGTCCAAATGTGTATTGTCCACTTTGTAGAGCCCATCCGGGAACGGTCCCATGATTTGTCCTGTCGCCTCCAGCATGTCGATGCGCTTGTCCCGTGCACGATAGACCATCGGGCTGTTGTGTCCAGCGTTCGAATAGAGCAGGAGTCCCTTCGGATCGTTCGAGAGTTCAGCGTAGAACATCGTCACGAACTGCTCTTCCGCGAAGGTCTTGTTCACCAGCCTGTTCACGCGGGACATCAGGGCGCTGATCTTGGTGTGAAAGGTGATGCCCATCCGAAGCGCGCCCGAGACATAAAGGGCTTGGGCTGCGGCCCTGAATCCTTTGCTCGCAGCATCCCCGATGACAACGCTCAACCGGTCTTCTTCTTCGTCAGATTGCAGGTAGTCAAAAAAATCGCCCCCTACCACCCTGTCAGGAATCGAAACACCGTAGAGCTCATAATGATGGAAGTTGAGCGCATGCTGCGGAAGGATACTCTGCTGGATTTCCCGGGCCTTGTCAAGGTCCTTCTCGAGCAAATCAGCTTTGCGTTCAACCTTCTTGCCGCGCAGGAGGGAGGTCACTGCCAGGCTGATGATATTCAGATCCGCGAGCAGGGATTCCTCCAGCCTGTCCGAATTGAAGGCAAGGATATACTGCGGGACTTTCCCCTTCTTCGTATCGATTCGTTCCCCAACGCCCGTCGCCGAGTACTTGACGATCCCTTTTTTCCTCAGGTGGCGATCCGTCTCATTTGCGATCAGCGAGCGATGATCCGCCAGCTGGTAGAAGATCGGATAACTCGAGAGAGCGATTTTGTAGCCATGTTCAACCCGATCGATGACACCGATCTGATGAATCAGGCGGTACGAGGTGGTGGATGGCTCATATTGCCAAATCCGCCCCCCTTTGATATTGATCTGCTCATCTTTTACGATTTCGTTCAAAACATGCTTGAGAAGCTCTTTGTCTGTCTTGAAATCGTGTGACGCGAAACTCTCAATTGTTCGGTACAGACGACGTTGATTCATCATAACGTTTAAGAAACCTTTTCGTGAAGCACTGTGGTGAATGCAAAGGAACGCTGGTGCATGGGATACTCTGGCATGCGAGGAACAAGGGGCGGGCTTTCCCGCGGGGAAAGACCCGGATCCCGGTGTCCGCACGTGTAATGCGTCGTAATTTTACCGCATTTCTGAATGAAAATCAAATTTGAGATTGAGTTGCCCCTGATCAGGTGACGATGATCAATCGAGTTTCTTTTTGAACCGGAGTGCGCTTGCGACGAGAATGGCAAGTCCCATGAGCACCAACATCACCGCTTGCGGCCAGAGCGTGCTGATTCCTGCACCCTTCAGTATGATTGATCGGATGATAATGAGGTAATAGCGCATCGGTATGCCGAGCGAGAGATACTGCAGCACAGTTGGCATGTTTTCGATCGGAAAAACAAAACCGGAGATATACATCATGGGCATCATCACGAAGAACATCGCCGTCATCATGGCCTGCTGCTGCGTCCTCGAGATCGTTGAAACGAAGAGCCCAACTCCAAGTGAAGTCATGAGAAAGGCGGCGGTGAGAACAAACAGTAACAGGACGCTCCCTTTGATTGCGATGCCGAACCCGAATACCATGACTGTCAGCACCACGCACACGTTTACCATGCCGATAATCGTAAATGGTATGAGCTTTCCCAGGATCAGCTCGTACGATCTGATCGGCGTCACCATGAGCTGCTCCAGCGTGCCCACTTCCTTCTCTTTCACAATCGCCATCGCAGTCAGGTTCGTTGTCGTGATGAGAAGTATCAACACGAGCACACCGGGAACCATAAAATTGCGGCTCTTCAGCGAAGGGTTGTACCACGAACGTATCTGCGCATCGACCCTTCCCGAAAGAGCTCTCCCACCGAGCACTTCCGTGAGAATGCTGGTCGATGCGCCGATAATGATCTGATTGACATAGCTCATGCCGATTGCTGCGGTATTCCCTTCACTGCCGTCGAAGATCACCTGGATAGTCGCCGGTTCGTTTCTCAGCACGTTGTCACCAAACCGCGGGGGAATGACCAACGCCATGGTGACCTTGTTGTTATC
This genomic window from Ignavibacteriales bacterium contains:
- a CDS encoding ATP-binding protein gives rise to the protein MTEQKRVGIVTGVTSGTMTAVMDSEIKNLARELNGKIYYIGQIGSYVLIPVAKIIVVAMVSEFKKIDVSENGKLTQRCVMDLSLVGTVKAGRYERGVSVIPPVDSPVFIAEDADLTAVFSVFRKFGFSVGQLSMFERERAYLDPNKFFGKHLAILGSSGSGKSCTVSSILQKVAVYPDTNVIILDIHNEYSNAFPETSQHLDIAELELPFWLMNLAELQETFIDERDENSATQLTVFKDLIVASKKGKNPGLADILTVDTPVYFDLAEVRAKIQYYDSEKISGLTGSTAKEGPFYGKFTRFLVRLDSRLNDPRYAFMFKPKEYVQSSSFAVLLGKIFGRNQDSRITIMDMSGVPFDIVNTIVSLLARLAFDFNFWNASRRDFPILLVFEEAHNYLPSGGTGAGAARRTVERIAKEGRKYGVSCMIVSQRPAEVSETIISQCNNFVILRLTNPVDQGYVRKLMSDTFAGLIDTLPSLRQGEALIVGEAIPMPLRVQIDFPNPEPSSADIKFFDKWKQSEVKTEIPDVVERWWHQHRG
- a CDS encoding SpoIIE family protein phosphatase, with product MNQRRLYRTIESFASHDFKTDKELLKHVLNEIVKDEQINIKGGRIWQYEPSTTSYRLIHQIGVIDRVEHGYKIALSSYPIFYQLADHRSLIANETDRHLRKKGIVKYSATGVGERIDTKKGKVPQYILAFNSDRLEESLLADLNIISLAVTSLLRGKKVERKADLLEKDLDKAREIQQSILPQHALNFHHYELYGVSIPDRVVGGDFFDYLQSDEEEDRLSVVIGDAASKGFRAAAQALYVSGALRMGITFHTKISALMSRVNRLVNKTFAEEQFVTMFYAELSNDPKGLLLYSNAGHNSPMVYRARDKRIDMLEATGQIMGPFPDGLYKVDNTHLDKGDVVVLYTDGVVEAVGGGVMYGEDRLQEKIKEIAHLTAREICQLLVDDVLKYSSASDDGDDKTIVVIKRMNEATH
- a CDS encoding ABC transporter permease, producing MSRHRIIALLKKEFGQLLKDRRLLPIVFLAPVIQLTFLGFAASLDVKNISMVVCDLDKSAESRQFIQRFSNSGYFMIEYATDDYNSIQDYVDNNKVTMALVIPPRFGDNVLRNEPATIQVIFDGSEGNTAAIGMSYVNQIIIGASTSILTEVLGGRALSGRVDAQIRSWYNPSLKSRNFMVPGVLVLILLITTTNLTAMAIVKEKEVGTLEQLMVTPIRSYELILGKLIPFTIIGMVNVCVVLTVMVFGFGIAIKGSVLLLFVLTAAFLMTSLGVGLFVSTISRTQQQAMMTAMFFVMMPMMYISGFVFPIENMPTVLQYLSLGIPMRYYLIIIRSIILKGAGISTLWPQAVMLVLMGLAILVASALRFKKKLD